The following proteins come from a genomic window of Mariniflexile sp. TRM1-10:
- a CDS encoding DUF3307 domain-containing protein, whose translation MIVLIKLLLAHIIGDFFLQPKKWVKEKEQKKLKSDKLYLHVLIHVVLTGIFLWDISLWPIVVTIGITHLIIDATKLLIQKKKTKRLFFFIDQLLHIIVIFLCYYLYTESLFNLNDIVTENSLLLLVCLLFLTVPVSIIMKIIFAKWNIEKLTKDNQSLEDAGKYIGILERILVFIFIIFNHWEAVGFLITAKSVFRFGDLKKSKHRKLTEYILIGTLISFGIAIITGIIYTYIITHV comes from the coding sequence ATGATAGTTTTAATAAAGCTTTTGTTAGCACATATTATCGGTGATTTTTTTCTTCAACCTAAAAAATGGGTCAAAGAAAAAGAACAGAAAAAGCTAAAGTCGGATAAGCTGTATCTGCATGTTTTAATTCATGTTGTTTTAACCGGCATTTTTCTTTGGGATATTTCGTTATGGCCTATTGTTGTAACCATTGGCATCACACATTTAATTATTGATGCTACAAAACTTTTAATTCAAAAGAAAAAAACAAAACGTTTATTCTTTTTTATAGATCAGTTACTTCATATTATAGTCATTTTCTTGTGTTATTATCTTTATACCGAAAGCCTATTCAACCTAAATGACATAGTAACAGAAAACAGTCTACTGTTATTGGTTTGCTTATTATTCTTAACCGTTCCAGTTTCTATTATCATGAAAATTATTTTTGCGAAATGGAACATAGAAAAGCTAACAAAAGACAACCAATCGTTAGAAGATGCTGGTAAGTATATTGGTATTTTAGAACGTATTTTAGTTTTTATTTTCATCATATTTAACCATTGGGAAGCCGTTGGTTTTTTAATAACTGCAAAATCTGTTTTTAGGTTTGGGGATTTAAAAAAGTCTAAACACCGAAAACTTACAGAATACATTTTAATAGGCACACTCATTAGCTTTGGCATTGCCATCATTACAGGAATTATATACACTTATATTATTACACATGTTTAA
- the rmuC gene encoding DNA recombination protein RmuC: MNDNLILILAILISGGIGAYLGMTITKLKSKSEQSTLEERQNQMANTINELKQHLGKTEDERETIRKEKESLNAELTRKQADFENLKLKNEEQKIEVEKLQEKFTKEFENLANKILDENSKKFTVQNKDNIDAILKPLQDKIQNFEKRVEETNKEDINRSADLRRQIIGLKELNEQMTKETTNLTKALKGDTKMQGNWGELVLERVLERSGLRKDFEYFVQQSFTNDDGRRVMPDIIVHLPGDKKLIIDSKVSLVSYERYINETDESERLPHLKSHVLSVKKRVVELGEKNYHQLYQMESPDFVLLFIPIESAFAIASMEHPSLYADAFERNIIIVTPTTLLAVLKTIDTMWQNEKQKANAIEIATQAGKLYDSFVNLTDELIKVGNQIGTVQKSYENAMVKLTGKGNLIKRVENLKILGAKASKEQNQKLLKRADGDSDQD; this comes from the coding sequence ATGAACGACAACCTTATTCTAATTCTCGCCATTCTAATTTCTGGAGGTATTGGTGCCTATCTTGGTATGACCATTACTAAATTAAAAAGTAAAAGCGAACAAAGCACCTTGGAAGAACGCCAAAACCAAATGGCAAACACCATAAATGAGTTAAAACAACACCTTGGTAAAACTGAAGATGAACGTGAAACCATAAGAAAAGAAAAAGAATCATTAAATGCTGAATTAACTAGAAAACAAGCTGATTTTGAGAATTTAAAACTTAAAAATGAGGAGCAAAAAATAGAGGTCGAAAAGCTTCAAGAAAAATTTACTAAAGAATTTGAAAATCTTGCCAATAAGATCTTAGACGAAAATTCTAAAAAATTTACGGTTCAAAATAAGGACAATATAGATGCTATTTTAAAACCTCTACAAGATAAAATCCAGAATTTTGAGAAACGGGTTGAAGAAACCAATAAAGAAGACATTAATAGAAGTGCCGATTTGCGAAGACAGATTATTGGTCTAAAAGAGCTTAATGAGCAAATGACCAAAGAAACAACCAACCTAACAAAAGCATTAAAAGGCGACACAAAAATGCAAGGAAATTGGGGCGAATTGGTTTTGGAAAGGGTTTTGGAACGTAGTGGTTTACGTAAAGATTTTGAGTATTTTGTTCAACAAAGTTTTACAAATGATGATGGTAGAAGGGTTATGCCAGATATCATTGTGCATCTGCCAGGAGATAAAAAACTTATTATAGATTCTAAAGTATCGCTTGTTTCTTATGAAAGGTATATTAACGAAACAGATGAAAGCGAGCGATTGCCTCATCTAAAAAGTCATGTGCTATCTGTAAAAAAGCGTGTTGTTGAACTTGGAGAAAAAAACTACCATCAACTTTATCAGATGGAAAGCCCCGATTTTGTCCTTCTCTTTATACCTATTGAATCGGCATTTGCGATTGCTTCCATGGAACATCCTAGTTTATATGCAGATGCATTTGAAAGAAATATCATTATTGTAACACCGACCACGTTGTTGGCCGTTTTAAAAACCATTGATACCATGTGGCAGAATGAAAAACAAAAAGCAAATGCCATAGAGATTGCCACGCAGGCAGGAAAACTTTATGATTCTTTTGTTAATCTAACAGACGAACTTATAAAAGTAGGAAACCAAATTGGTACCGTTCAAAAATCTTATGAGAATGCTATGGTTAAATTAACCGGAAAAGGAAATCTAATCAAACGTGTTGAAAATTTAAAAATTCTTGGAGCAAAAGCCAGCAAGGAACAAAACCAAAAACTTCTAAAACGTGCTGATGGAGATTCAGACCAAGATTAA
- a CDS encoding FecCD family ABC transporter permease, which produces MPNSKTYNLSFLVLFLILMLCFLTNISLGSVYIPLKDVFNSLIGSSTEQETWQHIIQNYRLPKALTAILVGSGLGISGLLMQTLFRNPLAGPFVLGISSGASLGVALVILGSSVFGGVFMTFLISKWSIVIAASLGSFLVLLAVLMVSLKVRDTMAILIIGLMFASITAAIVSVLSYFGSAQQLQQYIFWGFGSLGNLSWDELMIFFIIYCLGLIISLTSVKSLNTMLLGENYAKSLGLNIKRSRFVIIIATSLLAGTITAFTGPIAFIGLAIPHLTRQVFNTSNHKILLPAVFLFGAIVMLICDSIAQVPNSDYTLPINAITSLVGAPVVIWLLVRKRKMVF; this is translated from the coding sequence TTGCCGAATTCAAAAACATATAACCTGTCATTTTTGGTATTATTTCTTATACTGATGCTCTGTTTTTTAACAAACATAAGTTTGGGGTCTGTTTATATTCCGCTTAAAGATGTTTTCAATAGTCTTATAGGCAGTAGCACCGAACAGGAAACATGGCAACACATCATTCAAAATTATAGGTTACCAAAAGCCTTAACCGCTATATTAGTTGGTTCTGGCTTGGGCATTTCAGGTTTATTAATGCAAACCTTATTTAGAAATCCATTAGCAGGCCCTTTTGTGTTGGGTATAAGTTCGGGAGCCAGTTTAGGGGTCGCATTGGTCATTCTGGGCTCCTCGGTATTTGGCGGTGTTTTCATGACGTTTTTAATTTCAAAATGGAGCATTGTCATTGCTGCCAGTTTAGGTAGTTTTTTAGTGTTGCTGGCGGTTTTAATGGTATCATTAAAAGTGCGTGATACCATGGCGATACTTATCATTGGGCTGATGTTTGCAAGCATTACGGCAGCCATTGTAAGCGTGCTTTCATACTTTGGGTCTGCACAACAACTGCAACAATACATTTTCTGGGGCTTTGGTAGCTTAGGGAATTTATCTTGGGATGAGTTAATGATCTTTTTTATCATTTACTGCCTAGGCCTCATAATAAGTTTAACCTCTGTAAAATCGTTAAACACCATGCTTTTAGGTGAAAATTACGCCAAAAGTTTAGGTTTGAACATTAAAAGAAGTCGGTTTGTAATTATTATTGCAACCAGTTTATTGGCAGGAACCATTACGGCATTTACGGGACCCATCGCATTTATAGGTTTAGCCATTCCGCATTTAACACGACAGGTTTTCAATACATCCAATCATAAAATATTATTACCAGCCGTTTTTTTATTTGGTGCCATCGTCATGCTTATTTGCGACAGCATTGCGCAAGTACCCAATAGCGATTACACCTTACCAATTAATGCCATTACATCTTTAGTAGGTGCGCCGGTGGTTATTTGGTTGCTGGTTAGGAAACGGAAAATGGTTTTTTAG
- a CDS encoding 6-phosphogluconate dehydrogenase: protein MKIITKIGIGIGIIIIVYVCFLYFATYSNGVRAGELIKFSHKGVVFKTWEGEISQGVSESQRFVFSVEDKEKQVIEDLNNFQGKMVKLHYFERYKTLFWLGDTKYFVTKVELQ from the coding sequence ATGAAAATCATCACAAAAATTGGTATTGGCATTGGTATTATAATTATAGTATATGTCTGTTTTCTTTATTTTGCCACTTACAGCAATGGTGTGAGAGCAGGCGAATTAATTAAGTTCAGTCATAAAGGCGTGGTTTTCAAAACCTGGGAAGGTGAAATAAGCCAAGGCGTTTCTGAATCCCAAAGATTTGTATTTTCAGTTGAAGACAAAGAAAAACAGGTGATTGAAGATTTAAATAACTTTCAGGGCAAAATGGTGAAGCTTCATTATTTTGAACGTTATAAAACATTGTTTTGGTTGGGAGATACCAAATATTTTGTAACAAAGGTTGAATTACAATGA
- a CDS encoding transcriptional regulator, whose protein sequence is MTSVITGDIINSRKQKEPEVWMITLKKVLSGLSADTKYWEIYRGDSFQIEIRDYHASFMAAIYIKAAIKMIKGLDVRLAIGVGNKTYDGNDVTESNGEAFVFSGEMIETLKKEKQNLRIKTKNNEINKELNLYFRFALITMDSWSVNSAEIVKLSIENPKALQSELGQLIGISQNAISNRQKRAHLEEILELDHMYRHKMNSL, encoded by the coding sequence ATGACAAGCGTTATAACGGGAGATATTATAAACTCTAGAAAACAAAAAGAGCCTGAAGTATGGATGATCACCTTAAAGAAGGTATTATCGGGCTTAAGTGCTGACACCAAATATTGGGAAATATACAGGGGTGACAGTTTTCAAATAGAAATAAGAGATTATCATGCTAGTTTTATGGCTGCTATTTATATAAAAGCCGCTATTAAAATGATTAAAGGTTTAGATGTTCGGTTGGCGATTGGTGTTGGCAATAAAACGTATGACGGAAATGATGTTACAGAATCTAATGGCGAAGCTTTTGTATTTTCGGGAGAAATGATAGAAACCTTGAAAAAGGAAAAACAGAATTTGCGAATTAAAACCAAGAACAACGAAATTAACAAAGAATTAAATTTATATTTTAGATTCGCATTAATTACCATGGATAGTTGGAGTGTTAATTCAGCTGAAATTGTAAAATTGAGCATAGAAAACCCGAAGGCGCTACAAAGCGAATTAGGACAATTGATAGGCATTAGTCAAAATGCGATAAGCAATCGTCAAAAACGTGCCCATTTAGAAGAAATTTTAGAGTTAGATCACATGTACAGACATAAAATGAATTCATTATGA
- a CDS encoding acyl-CoA thioesterase produces the protein MFKTTEESQVTITQLMLPSHSNFSGKIHGGFILSLMDQIAFACASRHSRNYCVTASVNKVDFLNPIEVGELITLKASVNYTGRTSMVIGVRVESENIQTGEKKHCNSSYFTMVAKDENGKNVPVPGIILDTKNKVRRFARSIARQEQAKNRTTAFRTSEFKMELYLDSLKDQNAKIDLIES, from the coding sequence ATGTTTAAAACCACCGAAGAATCACAAGTAACCATAACCCAACTCATGCTGCCATCACATTCCAATTTTAGCGGAAAAATCCATGGTGGTTTTATATTAAGCCTTATGGATCAAATCGCCTTTGCTTGTGCCTCTAGACATTCCAGAAACTATTGCGTAACCGCATCGGTAAACAAAGTCGATTTTTTAAATCCTATAGAAGTTGGCGAACTGATAACACTTAAAGCCTCAGTTAATTACACCGGTAGAACCTCTATGGTTATTGGGGTACGCGTAGAATCCGAAAACATTCAAACCGGCGAAAAAAAACATTGCAACTCATCTTATTTCACCATGGTTGCTAAAGATGAAAACGGAAAAAATGTACCTGTTCCAGGAATTATTTTAGACACTAAAAATAAAGTAAGACGCTTTGCCAGAAGTATTGCCAGACAAGAACAGGCAAAAAACAGAACCACGGCGTTTAGAACTTCAGAATTTAAAATGGAGCTGTATTTAGATTCTTTAAAAGATCAAAATGCTAAAATAGATTTGATTGAAAGTTAA
- a CDS encoding TonB-dependent receptor: MERRIKETTIFFCFLFFVFFSSYAQNTNKQEALVHVINVLEAQYHIQFNYAEDTIENIFLISPDASLPLKEVLTYLETQTGLLFSMLSDGIVLVKPKEDKILCGYVKDKDNLQPLAYATVQTLMNSTTTDEHGFFQIKVKSITQPVTIRFIGYQTIVKPYNQFSKSGCADVFLFPNFQSLSEVVVSNYIASGINKINNGSYEINFSDFDILPGLIDNDVLQSVQAFPGIQSINETVSNINIRGGTHDQNLILWDDIKMYQSGHFFGLISMYNPQITQKVSLRKNGSDVSYTDGVSGTISMKTNQSVNNKLNATVGVNLTDANAFVDVPINKTSSIQVAARKSISDFIETPTYTAFFERISQNTEVSNNTTTITNTDKTFDFYDTSLRWIYKINDKDELRVNFINVYNELQFNENAFVNDEEESRESNLTQNSIAGAVHYNRTWNDKLQTAFEIYETDYKLKAVNVDILDSQRFLQENIVSETSLKLKSNYGFNEALHILGGYHFVETEVTNLDDVDTPLFRLLVSEVVRTHGVFSQLGYRSANRNSNLNFGVRYNFIEKFSKSIWEPRLSFSQRFLDFFTVEVLGEFKHQNTSQVINFQNDFLGIEKRRWQLSNNKDIPVITSKQASLGLNYSHRGWLFNIEGYVKHVEGITAQSQGFQNQFEFSKSTGTNRISGVDVLFRKHINTFSTWISYAYMHNEYRFKDLQPNYFPSNYHIKHAATLGMTYSLTHLKLSAGLNWHSGKPTTLPIAGNEIVNGEVNYEAVNISNLEDYVRLDISALYNFKLTNKTKANVGVSLWNVLDRENQINRFYKINNEVVNETNQRSLGLTPNAVLRIDF; this comes from the coding sequence ATGGAAAGGAGAATTAAAGAAACAACCATTTTTTTTTGTTTTTTGTTTTTTGTTTTTTTTAGTAGTTATGCTCAAAATACCAATAAGCAAGAAGCGTTAGTTCATGTTATAAATGTATTAGAAGCACAGTACCATATTCAGTTTAATTATGCCGAAGATACTATTGAAAATATTTTCCTCATTTCTCCAGATGCAAGTTTACCGTTAAAGGAAGTCTTAACTTATCTAGAAACCCAAACGGGTTTATTGTTTTCTATGTTGAGCGATGGTATTGTTCTTGTAAAGCCTAAAGAAGATAAAATACTTTGTGGCTATGTAAAAGATAAAGATAATTTACAACCCTTAGCATATGCAACGGTTCAAACCTTAATGAACTCTACCACAACAGATGAACATGGTTTTTTTCAAATTAAAGTTAAAAGCATAACACAGCCCGTCACCATTCGGTTTATAGGGTATCAAACTATCGTCAAACCCTATAATCAATTTTCAAAATCAGGGTGTGCAGATGTTTTTTTGTTTCCTAATTTTCAGTCACTGTCGGAAGTTGTTGTTTCAAATTATATCGCAAGTGGTATAAATAAGATAAACAATGGTTCTTATGAAATAAATTTTTCAGATTTTGATATCCTTCCAGGATTAATAGATAATGATGTTTTGCAGTCTGTCCAGGCGTTTCCAGGGATTCAAAGTATCAACGAGACTGTTTCAAATATAAATATTAGAGGGGGTACACACGATCAAAACCTGATTCTTTGGGATGATATAAAAATGTATCAATCCGGTCATTTTTTCGGTTTGATTTCCATGTATAATCCCCAAATTACCCAAAAGGTTTCATTAAGAAAGAATGGGAGCGATGTGAGTTATACCGATGGTGTTTCCGGAACTATTTCAATGAAAACCAATCAATCAGTTAACAACAAACTTAACGCAACTGTAGGTGTTAATTTAACAGATGCCAATGCTTTTGTTGATGTTCCAATTAATAAAACATCTTCAATACAAGTGGCTGCAAGAAAATCGATTAGTGATTTTATTGAAACACCCACTTACACAGCCTTTTTTGAGAGAATTTCACAAAACACGGAGGTTTCTAATAATACTACAACCATTACCAATACAGATAAAACATTTGATTTTTACGACACGTCCTTGCGATGGATCTATAAAATAAATGATAAGGACGAATTGCGGGTTAATTTTATAAATGTATACAACGAACTTCAGTTTAATGAAAATGCATTTGTAAATGACGAAGAAGAATCTAGGGAAAGTAATTTAACCCAAAATAGCATTGCAGGCGCGGTACATTATAACAGAACTTGGAATGACAAGCTGCAAACGGCATTTGAAATTTATGAAACCGATTATAAACTTAAGGCTGTCAATGTTGATATACTCGATTCCCAACGTTTTTTACAAGAAAACATCGTGTCTGAAACCAGTTTAAAGTTAAAGAGCAATTATGGATTTAATGAGGCTTTGCACATATTGGGAGGTTACCATTTTGTGGAAACCGAAGTCACCAATTTAGATGATGTAGACACCCCGTTGTTTAGGCTTTTGGTTTCGGAAGTCGTTAGAACACATGGTGTTTTTTCCCAATTGGGTTACAGGTCTGCAAATAGAAATTCGAATTTAAATTTTGGTGTTAGATATAATTTTATTGAAAAATTCAGTAAGTCTATTTGGGAACCACGATTAAGTTTTAGTCAGCGTTTTTTAGACTTTTTCACCGTTGAGGTTTTGGGCGAATTTAAGCATCAGAATACATCACAGGTCATTAACTTCCAAAACGATTTTTTAGGAATTGAAAAGCGTCGGTGGCAGCTATCAAATAATAAAGACATTCCTGTAATTACAAGTAAACAGGCATCACTAGGTTTAAATTACAGTCATAGAGGGTGGTTGTTTAATATAGAAGGATATGTAAAGCATGTTGAAGGCATTACAGCACAAAGCCAAGGGTTTCAGAATCAATTTGAATTTTCTAAAAGTACCGGAACTAACCGTATAAGTGGGGTAGATGTGTTATTTCGAAAACACATCAATACGTTTAGTACTTGGATAAGCTACGCATATATGCACAACGAATACCGCTTTAAAGACTTACAACCCAATTATTTTCCAAGTAACTATCATATTAAACATGCTGCTACTTTAGGAATGACTTATAGTTTAACACATTTAAAACTATCTGCTGGATTAAATTGGCATTCTGGAAAACCGACAACGTTGCCAATTGCAGGCAACGAGATTGTAAATGGCGAAGTGAATTATGAAGCTGTTAATATTTCAAATTTAGAAGACTATGTACGCTTGGATATATCTGCCCTTTATAATTTTAAGCTAACCAACAAAACCAAAGCAAATGTTGGAGTTTCGCTTTGGAATGTTTTGGATAGGGAAAATCAGATTAACCGATTTTATAAAATAAATAATGAAGTGGTTAATGAAACCAACCAACGCTCTTTGGGTTTGACTCCTAATGCTGTTTTAAGAATAGATTTTTAA
- a CDS encoding tetratricopeptide repeat protein — MKTKLTVLFTTIILLATISYKIRNVDTFDYSKKIGRNSISCTPAKFLLENIDTTKQIAPLFENLGNHTYKVNTKNELAQRFFNQGLRLTYGFNHAEAHRSFMEVSRLDPKCAMAYWGQAYVLGPNINDPLPDDERKNKYNEAIEKAMKLAYEATPKEQALIEALTHRYSKDLSKDVSVLNMAYSEAMAKVATKYPEDADIQTLYAASVMNTVPWNYWDKKGNPSPNIKEAKAALEKAMQLNPDNPGANHYYIHMVELPYPELGVPSAEKLGALMPSAGHMVHMPSHIYIRVGRYKDAVKVNQQAILADEDYISQCFSQGMYPLVYYPHNIHFLWSASSLLGNSEMAIDAARKTAEKVPVGEMKDLHFLQNFAATPLLAYTRFGKWNDILSYPKPNDNIKHLKLIWHYARGIAFIRKNNIIEAKEELDAINEMIKDPEMETIIATGFDSGTTIAKLAYEVVSGELAGLEGNYTSAIEHLRKAVVLEDGLIYNEPAAWHIPTRQNLGAILMKAKKYEEAEKIYNEDLLTLRQNGWSLTGLYQSLKAQGKMTEAKKIKQEFDQAWSDADIKIDSSIL, encoded by the coding sequence ATGAAAACCAAATTAACCGTTTTATTTACTACTATTATTCTGCTAGCAACCATTTCATATAAAATAAGAAATGTAGATACTTTTGACTATTCTAAAAAAATTGGCCGTAATTCTATAAGTTGCACACCCGCTAAATTCTTATTAGAAAATATAGATACGACAAAACAGATTGCCCCTTTGTTTGAAAACCTTGGAAACCATACCTATAAAGTGAATACAAAAAACGAATTAGCGCAACGCTTCTTTAATCAAGGGCTACGGCTTACTTACGGTTTCAATCATGCAGAAGCACATCGGTCATTTATGGAAGTATCACGATTAGACCCTAAATGTGCTATGGCCTATTGGGGGCAAGCATATGTTTTAGGACCAAATATTAATGACCCCTTACCCGATGATGAACGAAAAAACAAATATAATGAGGCTATTGAAAAAGCGATGAAACTGGCCTATGAAGCTACTCCAAAAGAGCAAGCACTCATTGAGGCATTAACACATAGATATTCTAAAGATTTATCGAAAGATGTTTCTGTTTTAAATATGGCTTATTCGGAAGCGATGGCAAAAGTAGCCACTAAATACCCCGAAGATGCAGACATTCAAACGTTATACGCTGCTTCGGTTATGAATACCGTACCTTGGAATTATTGGGACAAAAAAGGGAACCCATCACCAAATATTAAAGAAGCAAAAGCAGCTCTTGAAAAAGCCATGCAATTGAACCCTGATAATCCCGGTGCAAATCACTATTACATACATATGGTAGAACTTCCATATCCAGAACTAGGCGTTCCTAGTGCTGAAAAATTGGGTGCTTTAATGCCTTCTGCTGGACATATGGTTCATATGCCATCCCATATTTATATTAGAGTAGGTAGATATAAAGATGCCGTAAAAGTAAATCAACAAGCCATTTTAGCTGATGAAGATTATATTTCCCAATGTTTTTCCCAAGGCATGTATCCGTTAGTTTATTATCCCCATAACATACATTTTCTTTGGTCGGCTTCTAGTCTTTTAGGAAATAGTGAAATGGCCATTGATGCTGCAAGAAAAACAGCAGAGAAAGTCCCAGTAGGAGAAATGAAAGACCTTCATTTTTTACAAAACTTTGCCGCTACGCCACTTCTGGCATATACAAGATTTGGAAAGTGGAATGATATTCTTTCCTATCCAAAACCAAATGATAACATTAAGCATTTAAAACTTATTTGGCATTACGCTAGGGGTATTGCATTTATCAGAAAAAACAATATTATAGAAGCTAAAGAAGAGCTGGATGCTATTAATGAAATGATTAAAGATCCTGAGATGGAAACCATAATAGCTACAGGATTTGATTCTGGAACAACCATTGCAAAATTAGCCTATGAGGTTGTTTCTGGAGAATTGGCTGGATTGGAAGGTAACTATACCTCAGCCATAGAACACTTAAGAAAAGCTGTTGTTTTAGAAGATGGGTTAATCTATAACGAACCTGCCGCATGGCATATCCCTACTAGACAAAACTTGGGAGCTATACTCATGAAAGCTAAAAAATATGAAGAAGCTGAAAAAATATATAATGAAGATTTACTTACACTAAGACAAAACGGATGGTCTTTAACAGGATTATATCAAAGTCTTAAAGCACAAGGCAAAATGACAGAAGCAAAAAAAATAAAACAAGAATTTGATCAAGCTTGGAGTGATGCCGATATAAAAATTGACTCATCCATCTTATAA
- a CDS encoding ABC transporter ATP-binding protein → MTKDNQHTILKTKDLSIGYASKKERTVVASNINIELHKGALVGLVGGNGIGKSTLLRTLTNVQNALDGDIFINGKSIKQFPALDLAKVMSLVLTEQMMSKNLSVFELVALGRQPYTNWVGNLSEHDISIINTAITQTNISDLKHKRCFELSDGQLQKVMIARALAQDTDLMILDEPTTHLDMYHKAYILKLLQRLAKETEKTILFSSHEIDLSIQLCDTLIVMSPNQVVSDTPCNLISKGVFDALFPKDLIAFDEKTGSFRVKK, encoded by the coding sequence ATGACAAAAGACAACCAACATACCATTTTAAAAACCAAAGACCTATCTATTGGATATGCTTCTAAAAAAGAGCGTACTGTTGTAGCTTCAAATATTAATATTGAATTACACAAAGGTGCATTGGTTGGTTTAGTTGGTGGTAACGGCATTGGAAAATCGACGCTTTTAAGAACCCTTACCAATGTTCAAAATGCATTAGACGGCGACATTTTTATCAATGGAAAAAGCATAAAACAATTTCCGGCGCTTGATTTAGCAAAAGTGATGAGTCTGGTTTTAACCGAGCAAATGATGTCAAAAAACCTCTCGGTTTTCGAGCTGGTTGCATTGGGCAGACAACCTTATACCAATTGGGTTGGCAATCTATCTGAACATGATATTTCTATTATCAACACAGCCATAACCCAAACCAACATATCGGATTTAAAACATAAAAGGTGTTTCGAATTAAGTGATGGCCAATTACAAAAAGTGATGATTGCACGCGCTTTAGCACAAGATACCGATTTGATGATTTTAGATGAACCTACCACGCATCTGGATATGTATCACAAAGCCTATATTTTAAAACTGCTTCAAAGATTAGCCAAAGAAACTGAAAAAACCATTCTATTTTCATCACACGAAATAGATTTGTCCATTCAACTTTGCGATACGCTCATTGTCATGTCTCCTAACCAAGTGGTGTCCGATACACCTTGTAATTTAATTTCAAAAGGTGTGTTCGATGCTTTATTTCCTAAAGATTTAATTGCCTTTGATGAGAAAACAGGAAGTTTTCGGGTGAAAAAGTAA
- a CDS encoding FecR family protein: MDKDSLMEKWLKEALNDAEKEMFSKLDDAKLSEYIIENAQHFKASHVSKSDDFNTFKTRYKSSKTPVRKLNGFRSLLKIASVVVIGLSIYFAFFSNTSTYVETLAGEKSAIELPDHSKVELNALSSIEFNTKNWDENRFLKLDGEAYFRVAKGKTFDVQTESGIVTVVGTQFNVKQRENYFEVRCFEGIVKVTSDTITRKLLAGDVYQILNGKFTQGKIVASAPKWRENRSEFEAIPIKEVLSELERQYNIQVTFKNINTNRLFTGEFVHNNLENALIAITLPMNMTYELSSSNLVIIHGKEN; encoded by the coding sequence ATGGACAAAGATAGTTTAATGGAAAAATGGTTAAAAGAAGCCCTTAATGATGCTGAAAAAGAAATGTTTAGTAAGTTGGATGATGCTAAGTTAAGCGAATATATTATTGAAAATGCACAACATTTTAAAGCATCACATGTCTCTAAATCGGATGATTTTAATACCTTTAAGACGCGGTATAAATCATCAAAAACACCTGTTAGAAAATTAAATGGATTTAGGTCGTTGCTAAAAATAGCGAGTGTTGTTGTTATTGGGTTGAGTATTTATTTTGCCTTTTTTTCAAATACATCCACTTATGTAGAAACCTTAGCTGGCGAGAAATCTGCTATTGAGCTTCCAGATCATTCTAAAGTAGAGTTAAACGCCCTATCTTCAATTGAATTTAACACCAAAAATTGGGATGAAAACAGGTTTTTAAAGCTCGATGGAGAAGCTTATTTTAGAGTTGCTAAAGGAAAAACCTTTGATGTTCAAACGGAAAGTGGAATAGTAACGGTTGTGGGTACACAGTTTAATGTAAAACAACGTGAAAATTATTTTGAAGTCAGATGTTTTGAAGGTATTGTAAAAGTAACTTCAGATACCATCACCAGAAAATTATTGGCAGGTGACGTATATCAAATTTTAAATGGTAAATTTACCCAAGGTAAAATAGTGGCATCTGCTCCAAAATGGAGAGAAAACAGGAGTGAATTTGAAGCGATTCCAATAAAAGAAGTACTTTCGGAATTAGAAAGACAATACAACATACAAGTCACTTTTAAAAATATAAATACCAACAGATTGTTTACGGGGGAATTTGTACATAATAATCTCGAAAATGCTCTTATTGCCATAACGCTGCCTATGAATATGACCTATGAATTGAGTTCTTCAAACCTGGTAATAATTCATGGAAAGGAGAATTAA